In one window of Echeneis naucrates chromosome 17, fEcheNa1.1, whole genome shotgun sequence DNA:
- the pde4ca gene encoding cAMP-specific 3',5'-cyclic phosphodiesterase 4D isoform X9 — MIVTPFAQVLASLRTVRSNFAIITGQQDRTASKTRSSGSNPPSMCKTSLAEEPHQQLAIETLDELDWCLEQLETLKTRHSVSEMASNKFKRMLNRELTQLSETSRSGNQVSEFISSTFLEKQHDMDIMSPPTKEKDKKKRPMSQISGVKKATHSPTLAPSTIPRFGVSVSQEGLLAKELEDINRWGIDIFKVSEYSGSRPLTVTMYTIFQERELLKSFKIPADTFITFMMTLEDHYHADVAYHNNIHAADVVQSTHVLLSTPALEAVFTDLEILAALFASAIHDVDHPGVSNQFLINTNSELALMYNDSSVLENHHLAVGFKLLQEDNCDIFQNLSKKQRQSLRKMVIDMVLATDMSKHMNLLADLKTMVETKKVTSLGVLLLDNYSDRIQVLQNMVHCADLSNPTKPLELYRHWTDRIMVEFFTQGDRERDKGMEISPMCDKHNASIEKNQVGFIDYIVHPLWETWADLVHPDAQEILDTLEDNREWYQSMIPHSPSPNPEGREEGAHAGEASALGGGSGSTSADKFQFELTLEEEGESDTESPLEEEEGYSARGASELSRTDSGSKFDAVSAKIQRLPKMLTTDSGRTFSLDSDKEMAEERETDQEGISGIPRFRLGT, encoded by the exons GTCCTCGCCAGTCTGAGGACAGTTCGAAGTAATTTTGCCATCATAACTGGCCAGCAAGATCGAACAGCCAGCAA GACGCGATCCTCAGGCAGCAACCCGCCATCCATGTGCAAAACCAGCCTCGCAG AGGAGCCTCACCAGCAGCTGGCCATAGAGACTCTAGATGAGCTCGACTGGTGTCTGGAACAATTGGAGACGCTGAAAACTCGGCACTCTGTCAGTGAGATGGCTTCAAACAAG TTCAAGAGGATGCTGAACCGAGAGCTCACCCAGCTGTCAGAAACTAGTCGTTCAGGGAACCAGGTGTCTGAGTTCATCTCAAGTACCTTCCTTG AGAAGCAACATGACATGGACATCATGTCTCCTCCCACTAAGGAAAAGGACAAGAAGAAGCGTCCCATGTCCCAGATCAGTGGTGTGAAGAAAGCCACCCATAGCCCCACCCTTGCCCCCTCCACCATCCCTCGCTTTGGGGTCAGCGTCAGCCAGGAAGGGCTCCTAGCAAAG GAGTTGGAGGACATAAACAGATGGGGCATTGATATCTTTAAGGTTTCTGAGTATTCTGGCAGCCGCCCACTGACGGTGACCATGTACACCATCTTCCAG GAGCGTGAGTTGCTCAAGTCTTTTAAGATTCCTGCAGACACTTTTATTACtttcatgatgactttggagGATCATTACCATGCTGATGTGGCTTACCACAACAACATCCATGCTGCCGATGTGGTCCAGTCCACACACGTCTTATTGTCCACGCCTGCTCTGGAG gcTGTATTTACTGATCTGGAGATCCTTGCTGCTCTGTTTGCCAGTGCCATCCATGACGTTGATCACCCTGGAGTTTCCAATCAGTTTCTCATCAACACCA ACTCTGAGCTGGCCCTGATGTACAACGATTCTTCGGTGCTGGAGAATCACCACCTGGCTGTAGGCTTTAAGCTTCTGCAGGAGGACAACTGTGACATCTTTCAGAACCTCAGCAAAAAACAAAGGCAGTCCTTGCGCAAAATGGTCATCGACATG GTGTTGGCCACAGATATGTCTAAACACATGAACCTATTAGCAGACCTGAAAACCATGGTGGAGACTAAGAAAGTCACCAGCCTAGGAGTCCTGCTCTTGGATAACTATTCAGACCGCATACAG GTTCTTCAGAACATGGTGCACTGTGCAGACCTGAGTAACCCCACCAAGCCTCTGGAGTTGTACCGACACTGGACAGATCGCATCATGGTGGAGTTTTTCACACAgggggacagggagagagataaAGGCATGGAGATCAGCCCCATGTGTGACAAACACAATGCCTCCATAGAGAAGAACCAG GTGGGTTTCATTGACTACATTGTTCATCCTCTATGGGAGACGTGGGCTGACCTGGTGCACCCAGATGCTCAGGAGATCCTGGACACACTAGAGGATAACAGAGAGTGGTACCAGAGCATGATCCCCCACAGCCCTTCACCCAACCCAGAGGGTAGGGAGGAAGGAGCCCATGCAGGGGAAGCTTCAGCACTTGGAGGGGGCAGTGGCTCCACCTCCGCTGACAAATTCCAGTTTGAGTTGACGttggaagaggaaggagagtcTGATACGGAGAGTCCActtgaggaagaggagggctACAGTGCCAGGGGGGCATCTGAGCTCTCCAGAACTGATTCGGGTAGTAAATTTGATGCAGTGTCTGCAAAGATTCAGCGGCTCCCCAAAATGCTCACTACTGATTCAGGCAGGACGTTTTCTTTAGACTCTGATAAAGAGATggcagaagaaagagaaacagaccaggaaggcATCTCTGGGATACCACGCTTCAGGCTTGGCACATAG
- the pde4ca gene encoding cAMP-specific 3',5'-cyclic phosphodiesterase 4D isoform X10: protein MPELSYFISVSWMFFQFKRMLNRELTQLSETSRSGNQVSEFISSTFLEKQHDMDIMSPPTKEKDKKKRPMSQISGVKKATHSPTLAPSTIPRFGVSVSQEGLLAKELEDINRWGIDIFKVSEYSGSRPLTVTMYTIFQERELLKSFKIPADTFITFMMTLEDHYHADVAYHNNIHAADVVQSTHVLLSTPALEAVFTDLEILAALFASAIHDVDHPGVSNQFLINTNSELALMYNDSSVLENHHLAVGFKLLQEDNCDIFQNLSKKQRQSLRKMVIDMVLATDMSKHMNLLADLKTMVETKKVTSLGVLLLDNYSDRIQVLQNMVHCADLSNPTKPLELYRHWTDRIMVEFFTQGDRERDKGMEISPMCDKHNASIEKNQVGFIDYIVHPLWETWADLVHPDAQEILDTLEDNREWYQSMIPHSPSPNPEGREEGAHAGEASALGGGSGSTSADKFQFELTLEEEGESDTESPLEEEEGYSARGASELSRTDSGSKFDAVSAKIQRLPKMLTTDSGRTFSLDSDKEMAEERETDQEGISGIPRFRLGT, encoded by the exons ATGCCAGAATTGAGCTATTTCATCTCTGTGTCGTGGATGTTCTTTCAG TTCAAGAGGATGCTGAACCGAGAGCTCACCCAGCTGTCAGAAACTAGTCGTTCAGGGAACCAGGTGTCTGAGTTCATCTCAAGTACCTTCCTTG AGAAGCAACATGACATGGACATCATGTCTCCTCCCACTAAGGAAAAGGACAAGAAGAAGCGTCCCATGTCCCAGATCAGTGGTGTGAAGAAAGCCACCCATAGCCCCACCCTTGCCCCCTCCACCATCCCTCGCTTTGGGGTCAGCGTCAGCCAGGAAGGGCTCCTAGCAAAG GAGTTGGAGGACATAAACAGATGGGGCATTGATATCTTTAAGGTTTCTGAGTATTCTGGCAGCCGCCCACTGACGGTGACCATGTACACCATCTTCCAG GAGCGTGAGTTGCTCAAGTCTTTTAAGATTCCTGCAGACACTTTTATTACtttcatgatgactttggagGATCATTACCATGCTGATGTGGCTTACCACAACAACATCCATGCTGCCGATGTGGTCCAGTCCACACACGTCTTATTGTCCACGCCTGCTCTGGAG gcTGTATTTACTGATCTGGAGATCCTTGCTGCTCTGTTTGCCAGTGCCATCCATGACGTTGATCACCCTGGAGTTTCCAATCAGTTTCTCATCAACACCA ACTCTGAGCTGGCCCTGATGTACAACGATTCTTCGGTGCTGGAGAATCACCACCTGGCTGTAGGCTTTAAGCTTCTGCAGGAGGACAACTGTGACATCTTTCAGAACCTCAGCAAAAAACAAAGGCAGTCCTTGCGCAAAATGGTCATCGACATG GTGTTGGCCACAGATATGTCTAAACACATGAACCTATTAGCAGACCTGAAAACCATGGTGGAGACTAAGAAAGTCACCAGCCTAGGAGTCCTGCTCTTGGATAACTATTCAGACCGCATACAG GTTCTTCAGAACATGGTGCACTGTGCAGACCTGAGTAACCCCACCAAGCCTCTGGAGTTGTACCGACACTGGACAGATCGCATCATGGTGGAGTTTTTCACACAgggggacagggagagagataaAGGCATGGAGATCAGCCCCATGTGTGACAAACACAATGCCTCCATAGAGAAGAACCAG GTGGGTTTCATTGACTACATTGTTCATCCTCTATGGGAGACGTGGGCTGACCTGGTGCACCCAGATGCTCAGGAGATCCTGGACACACTAGAGGATAACAGAGAGTGGTACCAGAGCATGATCCCCCACAGCCCTTCACCCAACCCAGAGGGTAGGGAGGAAGGAGCCCATGCAGGGGAAGCTTCAGCACTTGGAGGGGGCAGTGGCTCCACCTCCGCTGACAAATTCCAGTTTGAGTTGACGttggaagaggaaggagagtcTGATACGGAGAGTCCActtgaggaagaggagggctACAGTGCCAGGGGGGCATCTGAGCTCTCCAGAACTGATTCGGGTAGTAAATTTGATGCAGTGTCTGCAAAGATTCAGCGGCTCCCCAAAATGCTCACTACTGATTCAGGCAGGACGTTTTCTTTAGACTCTGATAAAGAGATggcagaagaaagagaaacagaccaggaaggcATCTCTGGGATACCACGCTTCAGGCTTGGCACATAG